In one Gossypium hirsutum isolate 1008001.06 chromosome D09, Gossypium_hirsutum_v2.1, whole genome shotgun sequence genomic region, the following are encoded:
- the LOC107891422 gene encoding exosome complex component RRP45B: MEGRLANSWRLTVNDKNFIKTALLSEIRIDGRKPFEFRKISIKFGREDGSSEVQLGQTRVMGMVTAQLVQPYRDRPKEGILSIFTEFSPMADPSFEPGRPGELAVELGRIVDRGLRESRAVDTESLCILAGKFVWAIRIDLHILDNGGNLVDAANIAALAALLTFRRPECSLGGEDGQEVIVHPPEIREPLPLTVHHLPIAISFGFFSNESILVIDPTHNEEAVMGGRMTTTVNANGDICAIQKSGGEGVPRRVIMQCLQLATSKAASITKQIKDAVEVFNTERALRKIKRHPTSTGDDVREKQN, from the exons ATGGAGGGTAGATTGGCGAATTCTTGGCGATTGACAGTGAACGACAAGAATTTCATCAAAACTGCGTTGCTTTCTGAAATTCGAATCGATGGTCGAAAGCCCTTTGAATTCCGTAAGATTTCAATCAAGTTTGGCAG AGAGGATGGGTCATCAGAGGTGCAGCTAGGCCAGACTCGTGTTATGGGAATGGTTACTGCTCAATTGGTTCAGCCTTATAGAGACCGGCCTAAGGAAGGGATTCTTTCAATCTTCACAGAATTTTCTCCAATGGCTGATCCTTCATTCGAGCCAGGCCGTCCAGGAGAATTGGCTGTGGAGTTGGGACGTATTGTTGATCGTGGTCTAAG GGAAAGCAGGGCTGTGGATACTGAATCACTATGTATTCTAGCTGGCAAGTTTGTATGGGCTATTCGGATTGATCTCCACATTCTGGATAATGGAGG AAACCTTGTTGATGCTGCTAATATTGCTGCTTTGGCTGCTCTACTGACATTCCGGAGGCCTGAGTGCTCATTAGGAGGAGAAGATGGTCAGGAAGTAATAGTACATCCACCTGAG ATAAGGGAGCCTCTTCCTTTGACGGTGCATCATCTTCCAATTGCAATATCCTTTGGATTTTTCAGTAATGAGAGCATCCTA GTAATAGATCCGACTCACAACGAGGAAGCTGTTATGGGTGGAAGAATGACTACAACAGTTAATGCAAATGGTGATATTTGTGCAATTCAAAAAAGCGGTGGAGAAGGTGTCCCTCGAAGAGTTATCATGCAATGCTTGCAACTTGCTACGTCAAAGGCTGCCAGTATAACAAAGCAAATAAAAGATGCA GTTGAGGTCTTCAACACGGAAAGAGCATTACGAAAGATCAAGCGCCACCCTACATCTACTGGCGATGATGTTAGAGAGAAACAAAACTAG
- the LOC107891421 gene encoding caffeic acid 3-O-methyltransferase 1 → MATQINNEESFSYALQIVTSSVLPMSMHAAVQLDIFGIMAKCGPDAELSAKEIAAQLATNNSEAASMLDRILIVLASHGIVGCSMADEEKGNPRRLYSLTPVSKFFVRNEDGVSLGPLMALIQDKVFIDSWSQLKDAIIGGGVPFDRVHGTNAFEYPGKDPRFNQIFNTAMINHTGLVLKEILHSYKGFQQLSSLVDVGGGLGITLNLITSKYPSIKGINFDLPHVIKHAPAYHGVQHVGGDMFESVPKGDAIFMKWILHDWSDDHCLKLLKNCYNAIPKDGKVIVVEAVVPVVPEANAYLRSITQLDVLMMAQNPGGKERTKWEFEALATKAGFSGIRYECFACNYWIMEFFK, encoded by the exons ATGGCAACCCAAATTAACAACGAGGAAAGCTTCTCATATGCCCTCCAAATCGTCACCTCTTCAGTGCTGCCCATGTCAATGCATGCGGCGGTTCAGCTGGACATCTTCGGAATCATGGCGAAATGCGGGCCAGATGCTGAGCTCTCCGCCAAGGAGATCGCGGCACAGTTGGCTACCAACAACTCAGAGGCAGCCTCCATGCTGGACCGAATCCTCATAGTGTTAGCCAGCCATGGAATCGTGGGCTGCTCCATGGCGGATGAGGAAAAGGGTAATCCTCGTAGGCTGTACAGTTTGACGCCCGTCTCCAAATTCTTTGTGCGGAATGAAGATGGGGTTTCCTTAGGCCCTTTGATGGCATTGATTCAAGACAAGGTCTTCATTGATAGTTG GTCGCAACTGAAGGATGCAATTATAGGAGGAGGAGTTCCGTTTGACAGGGTACATGGAACAAACGCATTTGAATATCCAGGCAAGGACCCAAGGTTCAATCAAATTTTCAATACTGCAATGATCAATCACACCGGTCTCGTTCTTAAGGAGATCCTCCACAGCTACAAGGGTTTCCAGCAGCTTAGCAGTTTGGTTGATGTTGGCGGTGGTCTTGGAATCACACTCAACCTTATCACTTCCAAATATCCCTCTATTAAAGGAATTAATTTTGACTTACCTCATGTTATAAAACATGCTCCTGCCTACCATG GTGTCCAACATGTAGGGGGAGATATGTTTGAAAGTGTTCCTAAAGGAGATGCAATTTTTATGAAG TGGATTCTCCATGATTGGAGCGACGATCATTGCTTGAAGCTATTGAAGAATTGTTATAATGCCATTCCAAAAGACGGAAAAGTAATAGTGGTGGAGGCAGTGGTTCCGGTTGTACCGGAAGCTAATGCCTATTTGAGAAGCATCACACAGCTTGATGTGCTGATGATGGCGCAAAATCCTGGAGGAAAGGAACGAACCAAATGGGAATTTGAAGCGTTAGCTACTAAAGCCGGATTCAGTGGCATCAGATATGAGTGTTTTGCTTGTAACTACTGGATCATGGAgttcttcaaataa